The DNA segment GCAACGGGCTGGCCACGGACGACCTGATCAGCATCTGGTTCACGGCCACGCCCGACCTGCACAGCGACTTCCCGGCCGCCGCCGCCCGCAGGCTCGGCATCGTCGACGTCCCCCTGATCTGCGCCCAGGAACTGGACATCGAGGGCGCCCTGCCCCGCGTGGTCCGCATCCTCGCGCACGTAGAGTCCGACCGGCCGCGCGCCGACATCGCCCACGTGTACCTCGGTGCCGCGGCGGCCCTGCGCAAGGACATCGCCCAGTGAGAACCGCACTCGTCATCGGTACCGGACTGATCGGCACGTCCGCCGCCCTCGCCCTGTCCCAGCGGGGCGTCACCGTCCACCTCGTCGACCACGACCCGGAGCAGGCCCGTACGGCCGCCGCGCTCGGCGCCGGTACCGACGGGGCCCCCGGGGGGCCGGTGGACCTGGCGATCGTCGCCGCCCCGCCCGCCCACGTGGCCGGGGTGCTCGCCGACGCCATGGAGCGCGGTGTGGCACGCGGCTACATCGACGTCGCCAGCGTCAAGGGCGGGCCGCGCCGTGAACTGGAGCAGCGGGGCCTCGACCTCTCGGCGTACATCGGTACGCATCCCATGTCCGGCCGTGAGAAGTCCGGCCCGCTGGCCGCCGGCGCGGACCTCTTCGAGGGCCGCCCCTGGGTGCTCACGCCCACCCGGGACACCGACACCGAGGTGCTGAACCTCGCCCTCGAGTTGGTCTCGCACTGCAGGGCCGTCCCGGTCGTCATGGACGCCGACGCCCACGACCGTGCCGTGGCCCTCGTCTCCCACATGCCGCACCTGGTGGCCGGCATGGTCGCCGCGCGCCTGGAACACGCGGAGGAGGCCGCCGTCCGGCTGTGCGGCC comes from the Streptomyces sp. KMM 9044 genome and includes:
- the aroH gene encoding chorismate mutase produces the protein MAVRAVRGAVQLERDEAGHMEEQVGVLLTAVLERNGLATDDLISIWFTATPDLHSDFPAAAARRLGIVDVPLICAQELDIEGALPRVVRILAHVESDRPRADIAHVYLGAAAALRKDIAQ
- a CDS encoding prephenate dehydrogenase, coding for MRTALVIGTGLIGTSAALALSQRGVTVHLVDHDPEQARTAAALGAGTDGAPGGPVDLAIVAAPPAHVAGVLADAMERGVARGYIDVASVKGGPRRELEQRGLDLSAYIGTHPMSGREKSGPLAAGADLFEGRPWVLTPTRDTDTEVLNLALELVSHCRAVPVVMDADAHDRAVALVSHMPHLVAGMVAARLEHAEEAAVRLCGQGIRDVTRIAASDPRMWIDILSANPGPVADLLTDIGADLEETVRSLRALQSCDEDKRREGSTGIEGMLRRGNAGRIRVPGKHGSAPRAYEIVAVLIDDQPGQLAHIFADAGRAGVNIEDVRIEHATGQQAGLVQLMVEPKAAAVLTAALRERGWSIRQ